One genomic segment of Gasterosteus aculeatus chromosome 6, fGasAcu3.hap1.1, whole genome shotgun sequence includes these proteins:
- the rrp12 gene encoding RRP12-like protein: protein MVKSGKLRAGTGSKLKRWKKGHSSDSNPQTSRFREAAKSRFFSRPTGKSDLTVDALKLHNDLQAGPLELGGRKDACMEEEPDEVFSERTAGTFLSGLSDCSNLTFRKVQRYWESNSASHKEICAVLAAVTEVIRGQGGKETETEYFAALMTTLEVVDSPESQAAVGYLLNLVMKRVPTPVLMSKFSDTTKALMDVMSKQAMFETASALRWILSCLATLLRKQDASVWTYPSTLQAYHGLLSFTVHSKPKVRKAAQQGVCAILRGSDFLFTDNAPTHHPAAATTAKFCMKEMEQAGGSKEDTTTLHVLGLLKELMGTFPLGAVKSCCETLLRVMTLSHVLVTASAMQAFHRLFSGKPNASNLSPELTAQIITALYDYLPSETDLQPLLAWLAVMEKAHVYLASSQSSLSLGHLPRLFSAAMSCLLSPHTQVVAAATSTLKTLITECVAPHMEGMGMISATTSAGNPSYVCKMFRIVEEGLSYRFHASWPFVLQILGCFYRAAGKRAHPLMAKSLQSLADLRSTPHFPFSGELDLAVGGAVESMGPEVVLSAVPLNITGYEDDLEFPRSWLVPVIRDHVKNTNLSFFSSYFLPLASTLKQRAEELDQVGQKLEARVYKTLQMQIWTMLPGFCTCPLDLLASFKGIARTLGMVINERPDLRLTVCQALRTIVTKSSSTEEEKAEVGRFSKNFLPILFNVYGQQPAAGEAGTYRMAVLDTIKVYLTVSDTQMICTFLQKATDRLNSTDTNEFTRLSMMDLVIAMAPSVDEVTMTKTFELIKPYLETKEPAMQKKAYRVLEELCGGESDECRSFVVTNLETLKVVLLDTLKNASSPAKRPRLKCLFHIVKSLNEEHKDFITMLLPEVIICTKEVSVGARKNAYSLLVEMGNAFVRFCGNTKDAIDEYFALVYAGLTGSVTMITCTVLALTRLVFEYKDAVDVTTMKELLHNVCLLLTSRTREIVKAALGFIKVILFIMEPKTLASHATVMMEGVGNIKDDVRRHFRTKLKNIFTKFIRKFGFELVKSMLPVEHHKVLANIRKAEARTKRKRQASEQQNDSDSEAEEPKTKSQNIEDILAETDSDMSEDEGQPRNAQKRAVKPRKARAWLKEGEDDDPLNFLDPKVSQRVLATNPAMKKSAKVEHGFKVTSDGRLIIREDDEEDAKHDAEEEKKDILEEAGVKSKRSLKRKFQDHNSDDDMNVQPQHKYKAGGSGIHRSFAGREDTGTDYKSRKGKGDVMKKGKHDPYAYIPLRKAQLNRRKRAKLQGQFKGMVRGAQKGALSGKKMQKKKRKA from the exons GAAAGAGCGACCTAACGGTTGATGCTCTTAAGCTACACAATGATCTGCAGGCAGGTCCCCTGGAGCTCGGTGGGCGTAAAGATGCCTGTATGGAAGAGGAGCCAGATGAAGTGTTTTCAGAAAGGACCGCAGGCACCTTCCTCAGCGGGCTGTCGGACTGCTCAAACCTGACCTTCAGAAAGGTGCAGCGCTACTGGGAGTCCAATTCAGCATCTCACAAAGAG ATTTGCGCAGTGTTGGCAGCGGTTACTGAGGTGATCCGTGGtcaaggagggaaggagacggaAACTGAGTACTTTGCTGCATTG ATGACCACACTGGAAGTTGTTGACTCACCAGAGTCTCAGGCTGCTGTTGGGTACCTTCTCAACCTCGTCATGAAACG TGTTCCCACTCCGGTGCTGATGTCTAAGTTCTCGGACACCACCAAGGCTCTGATGGACGTCATGTCAAAACAGGCCATGTTTGAGACTGCCTCTGCCCTCAGATGG ATCCTGTCCTGCCTGGCCACTTTGCTGAGGAAGCAGGATGCATCAGTCTGGACTTACCCATCTACTCTTCAGGCTTACCACGGACTTCTCAGCTTCACAGTGCACAGCAAGCCTAAG gtcCGTAAGGCAGCGCAGCAAGGAGTTTGCGCCATTCTCAGAGGCAGCGACTTCCTCTTTACAGATAATGCTCCAACCCATCACCCTGCTGCTGCCACCACAGCCAAGTTCTGCATGAAAGAAATGGAACAGGCAGGAG gCAGCAAAGAGGACACCACCACACTTCATGTGCTCGGTCTTCTGAAGGAGTTAATGGGGACATTTCCTCTAGGAGCTGTCAAGTCCTGTTGTGAGACTCTGCTGCGGGTTATGACTCTCAGCCATGTG CTGGTGACCGCTAGTGCCATGCAGGCCTTTCATAGGCTCTTCAGTGGGAAGCCAAATGCCTCAAACCTCTCACCAGAACTCACTGCCCAGATAATCACG GCTCTGTACGACTATCTGCCCAGTGAGACTGATTTACAGCCTCTGCTGGCTTGGCTCGCTGTCATGGAGAAAGCACACGTTTACTTGGCCAG ttCGCAGAGTTCTCTGAGTTTGGGTCACCTCCCTCGCCTCTTCTCTGCGGCCATGTCCTGTCTGTTGTCGCCTCATACGCAGGTGGTTGCAGCGGCCACAAGTACACTAAag ACATTGATAACTGAATGTGTTGCCCCTCACATGGAGGGAATGGGAATGATCTCCGCCACAACCTCTGCAGGGAACCCATCCTATGTCTGCAAAATGTTTCG TATCGTAGAAGAAGGATTGTCTTATCGCTTCCACGCGTCCTGGCCATTCGTGCTGCAGATCCTGGGTTGCTTCTATCGAGCAGCCGGGAAACGAGCTCACCCCCTTATGGCCAAG TCCCTGCAGTCTCTGGCAGACCTGCGCTCCACCCCTCATTTCCCCTTCAGCGGGGAGTTAGACCTGGCTGTAGGAGGAGCCGTAGAGAGCATGGGGCCTGAGGTCGTGCTGAGTGCCGTGCCTCTCAACATCACCGGCTACGA GGATGATTTGGAGTTCCCGCGCAGCTGGCTGGTCCCCGTCATACGGGATCACGTGAAGAACACTAACCttagtttcttttcttcttactTCCTCCCTCTGGCCTCTACACTCAAGCAGAGAG CCGAAGAATTGGATCAAGTGGGGCAGAAACTTGAGGCCAGAGTCTACAAGACATTACAGATGCAG ATTTGGACCATGCTGCCGGGCTTTTGTACGTGTCCCTTGGACCTGCTGGCATCCTTCAAAGGCATTGCCCGCACACTCGGTATGGTTATTAACGAACGGCCGGACCTGAGGCTCACAGTGTGCCAGGCCCTGCGTACGATCGTCACCaagagcagctccactg aggaagaaaaagctgAAGTGGGCCGCTTCTCCAAGAACTTCTTGCCCATCCTCTTCAATGTGTACGGTCAGCAGCCTGCAGCTGGAGAGGCCGGCACCTACAGGATGGCTGTGCTAGACACCATCAAGGTCTACCTAACCGTCTCCGATACACAG ATGATCTGCACCTTCCTGCAAAAAGCCACGGACAGATTGAACAGCACTGACACCAATGAGTTCACACG GCTGTCAATGATGGACCTTGTAATTGCCATGGCTCCTTCTGTAGATGAGGTCACCATGACTAAAACCTTTGAGCTCATCAAGCCATATTTGGAG ACCAAAGAGCCAGCCATGCAGAAGAAGGCGTACCgggtgctggaggagctgtgcggaggagagagcgatgAGTGCAGATCATTTGTCGTGACTAATCTGGAAACACTCAAAGTCGTCCTGCTCGACACTCTGAAAAACGCCTCCTCCCCAGCAAAGAGG CCAAGACTGAAGTGTCTGTTCCACATAGTGAAAAGCCTCAATGAAGAACACAAAGACTTCATAACAATGCTGCTGCCAGAG GTGATCATATGCACCAAGGAGGTGTCCGTAGGGGCACGTAAGAATGCCTACAGTCTGCTGGTGGAGATGGGAAACGCATTTGTCCGCTTTTGTGGGAACACAAAAG ATGCCATAGATGAGTACTTTGCGTTGGTGTACGCGGGACTCACAGGCTCCGTCACTATGATCACATGCACAGTTTTGGCGCTAACTCGACTGGTGTTTGAGTATAAAG ACGCTGTAGATGTGACCACCATGAAAGAGCTGCTGCACAACGTGTGTCTGCTGCTGACATCTCGTACCAGAGAGATAGTCAAGGCCGCTTTGGGCTTCATCAAGGTCATCCTCTTCATCATGGAGCCCAAGACGCTGGCATCTCACGCCACTGTCATG ATGGAGGGAGTCGGGAACATCAAAGACGACGTGAGGAGGCACTTCAGAACCAAACTGAAGAACATCTTTACCAAGTTCATCCGAAAGTTTGG TTTTGAGTTGGTGAAAAGCATGCTGCCTGTAGAGCACCACAAGGTCCTCGCAAACATCCGCAAGGCCGAGGCTCGAACCAAGAGGAAGAGACAGGCCTCAGAGCAGCAGAACGACTCTGACAGTGAAGCTGAGGAACCTAAAACTAAGAGCCAAAA taTTGAGGACATCCTTGCAGAGACCGACAGTGATATGtcagaggatgaaggacagccTCGCAATGCTCAGAAGAGAGCGGTCAAACCCCGGAAAGCTCGGGCCTGGCTCAAAGAAGGAGAGGATGACGACCCGCTGAACTTCCTGGATCCCAAGGTCTCCCAGAGAGTGCTAG CCACCAACCCAGCGATGAAAAAGAGTGCCAAGGTTGAGCACGGCTTCAAGGTGACATCGGACGGACGGCTGATCATCAGagaggatgacgaggaggatGCAAAGCACGATG ctgaggaggagaagaaagatatCCTAGAAGAGGCTGGAGTCAAgagt AAAAGGTCACTGAAAAGGAAGTTCCAAGATCACAACTCTGATGACGACATGAATGTTCAACCCCAGCACAAATACAAAG CTGGGGGCTCAGGTATCCACAGGTCCTTTGCAGGAAGGGAAGACACGGGAACAGACTACAAGTCAAGG aaaggaaaaggagacGTGATGAAAAAGGGAAAGCACGATCCGTATGCTTACATCCCTCTGAGGAAGGCCCAGCTCAATCGAAG GAAGCGTGCCAAACTGCAGGGCCAGTTCAAGGGCATGGTGAGAGGAGCCCAGAAGGGGGCGCTGTCTggaaagaaaatgcagaagaaaaagaggaaagccTAA